A genome region from Dehalococcoidia bacterium includes the following:
- a CDS encoding 1-acyl-sn-glycerol-3-phosphate acyltransferase has product MGRYIVLTTMTGKGKRALTTDGGQVPAMADELAAFGGKVIEQYALLGEHDFCTIIEAPDNAAVQSLSIAERGADAVQREVMPAIDLPLFARLLTQTTETVGPFRWQTSWWARLVRPALHWWELDRDAKKQFKPLRIIGRNNLKGFRGPAIIVANHSSHLDSSALYLALPRRIRAKAAWGAAADRWFLKDRPWRKSGWWNSLTMNGFPIKRGGGRASLAYAEELIDEGWSITIFPEGTRTTTGKLGRFRVGPALLALGKNVPVIPVYMHGLREIRPKGSKEMTPGPVTVHIGKPLYFAPGTDASEATHVMYKAVEHLRDRVRAVHGNGRTAAPASAGVAQSMDGRA; this is encoded by the coding sequence ATGGGTCGCTACATCGTCCTGACCACGATGACCGGGAAGGGAAAGCGGGCGCTCACGACCGACGGCGGCCAGGTCCCTGCAATGGCCGACGAGCTGGCGGCGTTCGGCGGCAAGGTGATCGAACAGTACGCGCTGCTCGGCGAGCACGACTTCTGCACGATCATCGAGGCGCCGGACAACGCGGCCGTGCAGTCGCTCAGCATCGCCGAACGCGGCGCCGACGCCGTCCAGCGCGAGGTGATGCCGGCAATCGATCTGCCGCTGTTCGCCCGCCTGCTGACGCAGACGACGGAGACGGTCGGACCGTTCCGCTGGCAGACCAGCTGGTGGGCGCGGCTGGTCCGGCCCGCGCTGCACTGGTGGGAGCTGGACCGCGACGCGAAGAAGCAGTTCAAGCCGCTGCGCATCATTGGCCGCAACAACCTCAAGGGGTTCCGCGGTCCGGCGATCATCGTCGCCAACCACAGCAGCCACCTCGACAGTTCGGCGCTGTATCTCGCGCTGCCGCGGCGCATCCGCGCGAAGGCGGCCTGGGGCGCCGCCGCCGATCGCTGGTTCCTGAAAGACCGGCCCTGGCGCAAGAGCGGCTGGTGGAACTCGCTGACGATGAACGGCTTCCCGATCAAGCGCGGCGGTGGGCGCGCGAGCCTGGCCTACGCGGAAGAACTGATCGATGAGGGCTGGTCGATCACCATCTTCCCCGAGGGCACCCGCACGACGACCGGCAAACTGGGGCGCTTCCGCGTCGGGCCGGCGCTACTCGCCCTGGGCAAGAACGTCCCGGTGATTCCCGTCTACATGCACGGCCTGCGCGAGATCCGCCCGAAAGGCTCGAAGGAGATGACGCCGGGCCCCGTGACCGTGCACATCGGCAAGCCGCTGTACTTCGCGCCGGGCACCGACGCCTCCGAGGCGACGCACGTTATGTACAAGGCCGTCGAACACCTGCGCGACCGGGTGCGCGCGGTGCACGGCAACGGGCGCACGGCGGCTCCCGCCTCGGCCGGCGTGGCCCAGAGCATGGATGGACGAGCATGA
- a CDS encoding acyl-CoA dehydrogenase family protein encodes MDFALSEAQQAIREQAHALAGRFDDAYWRGCDADHRFPWEFYQVFADAGWLGIAIPQELGGAGLGISEAALLLEEVAASGAAMNGATALHLTIFGLNPVVRHGSDELRRRILPEAAAGRLHVAFGVTEPDAGSDTPSITTRAERRGDDWIVRGKKVWTSKAKEASKVLLLARTTPLAECTRRTDGMTLFLANLDPKYVTIREIDKLGRNAVDSNEVFYDDLPVDTRDVVGEVGRGFYHLLDGLNPERILIAAEALGTGKAALRRATAYAKERIVFGRPIGQNQGISFPLADSYAKLSAAELMIRKAGWLYDHGQPCGAEANMAKYLAAEWGFETADRALQTHGGFGYAKEFDVERYWREVRVMRIAPVTQEMVLNFLAQHELGLPRSY; translated from the coding sequence GTGGACTTCGCCCTCAGCGAGGCGCAGCAGGCAATCCGCGAGCAGGCGCATGCGCTCGCCGGGCGCTTTGACGACGCGTACTGGCGCGGCTGCGACGCCGATCACCGCTTCCCCTGGGAGTTCTACCAGGTGTTTGCCGACGCCGGCTGGCTGGGCATCGCCATCCCGCAGGAGCTGGGCGGCGCCGGCCTCGGCATCAGCGAGGCGGCGCTACTGCTGGAAGAGGTCGCCGCCTCCGGCGCGGCGATGAACGGCGCCACCGCCCTGCACCTGACGATTTTCGGCCTCAACCCCGTCGTGCGCCACGGCAGCGACGAGCTGCGCCGTCGCATCCTGCCCGAGGCAGCCGCCGGCCGCCTGCACGTCGCCTTCGGCGTGACCGAGCCCGACGCCGGCTCCGACACGCCATCGATCACGACGCGCGCCGAGCGCCGGGGCGACGACTGGATCGTGCGCGGCAAGAAAGTCTGGACTTCGAAGGCCAAAGAAGCGAGCAAGGTGCTGCTGCTCGCCCGCACCACGCCGCTCGCGGAATGCACGCGCCGCACCGACGGCATGACCCTGTTTCTCGCCAACCTCGACCCGAAGTATGTGACGATTCGCGAGATCGACAAGCTTGGCCGCAACGCCGTCGACTCGAACGAGGTCTTTTACGACGATTTACCGGTTGACACCCGCGACGTGGTGGGCGAGGTGGGCCGCGGCTTCTACCACCTGCTCGACGGGCTAAACCCGGAGCGCATCCTGATCGCCGCCGAGGCGCTCGGCACGGGCAAGGCCGCGCTGCGCCGCGCCACGGCCTACGCCAAAGAGCGCATCGTCTTCGGCCGGCCGATCGGCCAGAACCAGGGGATCAGCTTCCCGCTGGCCGACAGCTACGCCAAGCTCAGCGCCGCCGAGCTGATGATCCGCAAGGCTGGCTGGCTCTACGACCACGGCCAGCCCTGCGGCGCCGAGGCGAACATGGCGAAGTACCTGGCGGCCGAGTGGGGCTTTGAGACGGCCGACCGCGCCCTGCAGACGCACGGCGGCTTCGGCTACGCGAAGGAGTTCGACGTCGAGCGCTACTGGCGGGAGGTGCGGGTGATGCGCATCGCGCCGGTGACGCAGGAGATGGTGCTGAACTTCCTCGCGCAGCACGAGCTGGGGCTGCCCCGGTCCTACTGA
- a CDS encoding alpha/beta fold hydrolase, with the protein MTTSRDPSPGAIPQPNARAPSSPLQVWRAEMQRAALQTQRFFQVLSDAEAQVGLTPNDVVWKRGSAQLFRYRVTTAEQFPVPLLMVHSLVNKPYILDLTPGNSFVEFLVKAGFDVYLIDWGTPRPEDKRLSLDSYVLDLLPAVVEVMREESEASEFSLFGYCMGGQLALMYAATHTAEPLRNLVTLATPVDSRGMGLNSFLAQERFMDVDRLVDTFGNIPTEIIEQSFRVLRPASTEFSPGRYISLWENVLNDRYVQQYRAFDRWARDQIPFPGEAFRQMVKEIVQRNRLFEGTMTLRGRPAPLSAITCSFLAVAAEQDHIVPLAATTCQPELVGSTDKELLVMPGGHVGLAAGRKAASSLWPKVASWLAERSRSAAAPASKQGSGRLAAARRRDVRGRFV; encoded by the coding sequence ATGACGACCTCACGCGATCCTTCGCCCGGTGCGATCCCCCAGCCGAACGCTCGGGCGCCGTCCTCGCCGCTGCAGGTCTGGCGGGCCGAGATGCAGCGCGCCGCCCTGCAAACGCAGCGCTTCTTTCAGGTGCTTTCCGATGCGGAGGCACAAGTCGGGCTGACGCCGAATGATGTGGTCTGGAAACGGGGCTCGGCGCAGCTCTTTCGCTACCGCGTCACCACGGCGGAGCAGTTCCCGGTGCCGCTGCTGATGGTGCACTCGCTGGTCAACAAGCCCTACATCCTGGACCTGACGCCCGGCAACTCATTCGTCGAGTTCCTGGTGAAGGCGGGCTTCGACGTCTACCTGATCGACTGGGGCACGCCGCGGCCCGAAGACAAGCGCCTTTCGCTGGACAGCTACGTGCTCGACCTGCTGCCGGCCGTAGTCGAGGTGATGCGCGAGGAATCTGAGGCGAGCGAGTTCTCGCTGTTCGGCTACTGCATGGGCGGCCAGCTCGCGCTGATGTACGCGGCCACGCACACCGCGGAGCCGCTGCGCAACCTGGTGACCCTGGCCACGCCGGTCGACAGCCGCGGTATGGGGTTGAACTCGTTCCTCGCGCAGGAACGCTTCATGGACGTCGACCGGCTGGTCGATACCTTCGGCAACATCCCGACCGAGATCATCGAGCAGAGCTTTCGCGTGCTGAGGCCCGCGAGCACGGAGTTCAGCCCCGGGCGCTACATCAGCCTCTGGGAGAACGTGCTCAACGATCGCTACGTGCAGCAGTACCGCGCCTTCGACCGCTGGGCACGCGACCAGATCCCCTTCCCGGGCGAGGCGTTCCGCCAGATGGTCAAGGAGATCGTGCAGCGTAACAGGCTGTTCGAGGGCACGATGACGCTGCGCGGCCGGCCGGCGCCGCTCAGCGCGATCACCTGCAGCTTCCTGGCGGTCGCGGCGGAGCAAGACCATATCGTGCCGCTCGCCGCGACCACCTGTCAGCCGGAGCTGGTGGGCAGCACGGACAAGGAGCTGCTGGTGATGCCCGGCGGCCACGTCGGCCTGGCCGCGGGACGCAAGGCCGCATCGTCGCTCTGGCCGAAGGTGGCGAGCTGGCTGGCCGAGCGGTCGCGCTCGGCCGCGGCGCCCGCATCGAAGCAAGGAAGCGGCCGGTTGGCAGCGGCCAGACGCCGGGACGTGCGCGGCCGCTTCGTCTGA
- a CDS encoding GNAT family N-acetyltransferase: MNQTKATVAEGFPRQVKLGGETLTLRLMRPDDRDAVLRFARALPADDLLFLRTDITDPAVVDEWVENLRRWRTRTVLAEPEGAGIAGYGSLHFNDANWTRHVGEIRLQVAPAFRGKGLGRQLAGAVFELARQLSLSKILARMTPDQQGARATFARLGFREEAVLQDWVIDRGGRTRDMLIMTLNLGSQVERAG; this comes from the coding sequence ATGAATCAGACAAAGGCGACGGTTGCGGAGGGGTTTCCTCGCCAGGTGAAACTCGGCGGCGAGACGCTCACCCTGCGGCTGATGAGACCTGACGATCGCGACGCCGTGCTGCGCTTCGCCCGCGCGCTGCCGGCGGACGATCTGCTTTTCCTGCGCACCGACATTACCGATCCGGCCGTGGTGGACGAATGGGTGGAGAACCTGCGTCGCTGGCGGACGCGCACGGTTCTGGCCGAACCCGAGGGCGCCGGCATCGCGGGCTACGGCAGCCTGCACTTCAACGACGCGAACTGGACGCGCCACGTCGGCGAGATCCGGCTGCAGGTCGCACCCGCCTTCCGTGGGAAAGGCCTGGGCCGCCAGCTTGCCGGCGCCGTCTTCGAGCTCGCGCGGCAGCTCAGCCTGAGCAAAATCCTGGCGCGCATGACCCCCGATCAGCAGGGCGCGCGGGCGACCTTCGCGCGGCTGGGCTTCCGCGAGGAGGCGGTGCTCCAGGATTGGGTGATCGATCGCGGCGGCCGCACGCGCGACATGCTGATCATGACACTCAACCTGGGCAGCCAGGTCGAGCGGGCCGGCTGA
- a CDS encoding CoA transferase: MLAPYRVLDLTDEHGLLCGQILADLGADVIAIEPPGGSPARRIGPFAGDVPEAGRSLYWFAYARNKRSVTLDLESEEGRAGLRTLVRDADFLVESFAPGYLDGLGIGYPALRQLNPRLVMVSITAFGQEGPKSHYAATDLIALAASGVLLLTGDEDRPPVRTAVPQAFLHAGAEAAVGALIAHHARERDGIGQHVDVSAQTAAMMATQSFILAEGWGDRAVQRIAGGMKAGRHKLRFVYSCEDGHVSVTFLFGNSIGPYTRRLFEWMYEEEFVDEATRDKDWIGFWERIASREEPAEELTRCTEAIARFMLSKTKAELFAEARRRGLLIVPISTTADLVASEQYRSRGFWTELEHPELGRTIAYPGPFARFTSAPIQYRRRPPLVGEHNGEVLVAEGQRALVASAANVQVAARRGRANGRTLAATASRPGGPRPFPGPGTWDAGFGPPLAGVKVLDLMWVFAGPMGTRVLSDYGATVLHVESALRPDTLRSGGPFKDKRPGADRSGGFLNVNAGKYGLSVNLGVPEGRQLMLRLAGWADVVTESFSPRAMRRWGLDYEALRKVNPDLIMISTCLNGQTGPEADLAGFGTMGAALSGFHELTGWPDRSPAGPFMAYTDYTTPKYVAASILAALDHRRRTGEGQYIDLSQAEASMHFLAPALLDYTVNGRLRSRAGNASPEHAPHGVYPCRGKDRWVAIACGTDEQWQALCSASGHDRWTSDPRFASFALRQQHQGALDAVLAAWTVEHEVREVVLRLQAAGVPAHRVCDSGDALRDPQLRFRRHFVAVTDAELGTVPVESSRLRFSHSDAVVDRLGPRIGEHTDLVLREFLGLNDEAILHLALSGALE; encoded by the coding sequence ATGCTGGCACCCTACCGCGTCCTGGACCTGACCGACGAACACGGCCTGCTCTGCGGCCAGATCCTGGCGGATCTCGGCGCCGACGTGATCGCGATCGAGCCGCCGGGCGGCTCGCCGGCCCGGCGCATCGGCCCCTTCGCCGGCGACGTGCCGGAGGCCGGCCGCAGCCTCTACTGGTTTGCCTACGCCCGCAACAAGCGCAGCGTCACGCTCGATCTGGAGAGCGAGGAGGGGCGCGCCGGCCTGCGGACGCTGGTGCGCGACGCCGACTTTTTGGTCGAATCCTTCGCGCCGGGCTACCTCGACGGGCTGGGCATCGGCTACCCGGCCTTGCGCCAGCTCAACCCCCGGCTGGTGATGGTGTCGATCACGGCCTTCGGTCAGGAGGGGCCGAAATCGCACTACGCCGCCACCGACCTGATCGCCCTCGCCGCCTCGGGCGTACTGCTCTTGACCGGCGATGAAGATCGCCCGCCGGTGCGCACCGCCGTGCCGCAGGCTTTCTTGCACGCCGGCGCCGAGGCGGCGGTCGGCGCGCTGATCGCGCACCATGCCCGCGAGCGCGACGGCATCGGCCAGCACGTCGACGTCTCGGCGCAGACGGCGGCGATGATGGCGACGCAGTCGTTCATCCTGGCCGAGGGCTGGGGGGACCGTGCCGTGCAGCGCATCGCCGGCGGCATGAAGGCCGGCCGCCACAAGCTACGCTTCGTCTACTCCTGCGAGGACGGCCACGTCTCCGTCACCTTCCTCTTCGGCAACTCGATCGGCCCCTACACCCGCCGCCTGTTCGAGTGGATGTACGAAGAGGAGTTCGTCGACGAGGCCACGCGCGACAAGGATTGGATCGGCTTCTGGGAGCGGATCGCCTCGCGAGAGGAGCCGGCAGAGGAGCTCACGCGCTGCACCGAGGCGATTGCGCGCTTCATGCTCAGCAAGACCAAGGCCGAGCTGTTCGCCGAGGCGCGCCGCCGCGGCCTGCTGATCGTGCCGATCAGCACCACCGCCGACCTGGTCGCGTCCGAGCAGTACCGCTCGCGCGGCTTCTGGACCGAGCTTGAGCACCCGGAGCTGGGGCGGACGATCGCCTACCCTGGCCCCTTCGCCAGGTTCACCAGCGCGCCCATCCAGTACCGTCGCCGCCCACCGCTGGTGGGCGAGCACAACGGCGAGGTGCTGGTCGCCGAGGGCCAGCGCGCCCTCGTGGCCAGCGCGGCCAACGTGCAGGTCGCGGCTCGCCGCGGCCGGGCGAACGGGCGTACGCTCGCGGCTACGGCCAGCCGGCCCGGCGGCCCGCGCCCGTTCCCCGGTCCGGGCACCTGGGACGCGGGCTTCGGACCGCCGCTCGCCGGCGTGAAGGTGCTCGACCTGATGTGGGTGTTCGCCGGGCCAATGGGCACGCGCGTCCTCTCCGACTACGGCGCCACCGTGCTGCACGTGGAGAGCGCCCTCCGCCCCGACACGCTGCGCTCGGGCGGACCCTTCAAGGACAAGCGGCCCGGCGCCGATCGCTCGGGCGGCTTCCTCAACGTCAACGCCGGCAAGTACGGCCTCAGCGTCAACCTGGGCGTGCCGGAGGGGCGGCAGCTCATGCTGCGGCTGGCCGGATGGGCGGACGTGGTGACCGAAAGCTTCTCGCCGCGGGCGATGCGCCGCTGGGGGCTGGACTACGAGGCGCTGCGCAAGGTGAACCCGGACCTGATCATGATCAGCACCTGCCTCAACGGGCAGACGGGGCCGGAGGCAGACCTCGCCGGCTTCGGCACCATGGGCGCGGCGCTCTCCGGCTTCCACGAGCTGACGGGCTGGCCCGACCGCTCTCCGGCCGGCCCGTTCATGGCCTACACCGACTACACGACGCCGAAGTACGTCGCCGCCTCGATCCTGGCGGCGCTCGATCATCGGCGCCGCACCGGCGAGGGGCAGTACATCGATCTCTCGCAGGCCGAAGCCTCGATGCATTTCCTCGCGCCGGCCTTGCTGGACTACACCGTCAACGGCCGCCTGCGGTCGCGCGCGGGCAACGCCTCACCCGAGCACGCGCCGCACGGCGTTTATCCCTGCCGGGGAAAGGACCGCTGGGTCGCGATCGCCTGCGGCACGGACGAACAGTGGCAGGCGCTGTGCAGCGCCAGCGGCCACGACCGCTGGACGAGCGATCCGCGCTTCGCCAGCTTCGCCCTGCGGCAGCAACACCAGGGCGCGCTGGACGCCGTGCTGGCGGCCTGGACCGTCGAGCACGAGGTGCGGGAGGTTGTGCTGCGGCTGCAGGCCGCGGGCGTGCCGGCGCACCGCGTCTGCGACAGCGGCGACGCGCTGCGCGATCCGCAGCTACGCTTCCGCCGCCACTTCGTCGCGGTGACCGATGCTGAGCTGGGCACCGTGCCCGTCGAGTCGTCGCGCCTACGCTTCTCGCACAGCGACGCGGTCGTTGATCGGCTCGGTCCCCGCATCGGCGAACACACCGATCTGGTCCTGCGCGAGTTCCTCGGCCTGAACGACGAAGCGATCTTGCACCTCGCGCTCAGCGGCGCGTTGGAATAG